One window of the Solanum stenotomum isolate F172 chromosome 11, ASM1918654v1, whole genome shotgun sequence genome contains the following:
- the LOC125845730 gene encoding uncharacterized protein LOC125845730, whose amino-acid sequence MVEATLVVFIYDFSVVGDTFDDCLLNLRRALQRCEEVNLVLDWKKCHFMVKEGIVFSHKVSHEGIEVDKSKIEVIENLPPPICVKVFKVFWAILAYLLGTKVIVHTDRATLMYLMAKKDAKPRLIRWVLLLQEFDFEVKDRRGYENQVVDHLSRLDVEKKEEFELYINDSFPDEQVLATTLDLVPQFVDFTNFIVSDLIPEGLTFQQRKKFLHDVGKYFWDDPYLYTVCADNIIRRCIPEAKMLYILEACHSSPVSGHHGGAQTSHKQQGAIYRRHELPMTPILEVELFDIWGVDFMGPFVSSYGQKYILVSIDYVSKWVKAVALPENDGKMLLGF is encoded by the exons ATGGTTGAAGCCACTTTGGTAGTGTTCATATATGACTTTTCTGTGGTAGGTGATACTTTTGATGACTGTTTGTTAAATCTTAGAAGGGCTTTACAAAGATGCGAGGAGGTGAATTTAGTGCTGGACTGGAAGAAGTGCCATTTCATGGTTAAGGAAGGTATAGTTTTTAGTCACAAGGTGTCGCATGAGGGAATAGAGGTTGATAAATCTAAGATTGAGGTGATTGAAAACTTACCTCCACCTATCTGCGTGAAGGTATTCAAAGTTTTCTGGGCCATATT AGCATACTTGCTGGGTACTAAGGTGATAGTTCATACAGATCGTGCAACTCTAATGTATCTtatggcaaagaaagatgcaaagCCAAGATTAATCAGATGGGTGCTGCTCCTTCAGGAGTTTGACTTTGAGGTCAAGGATAGAAGAGGGTATGAAAATCAGGTGGTTGATCACCTGTCCAGGCTGGACGTTGAAAAGAAAGAggaatttgaattatatatcaatgACTCATTCCCAGATGAGCAGGTATTAGCTACAACTCTTGATCTTGTTCCTCAGTTTGTTGATTTTACTAACTTCATTGTTAGTGATTTGATTCCTGAAGGTCTAACGTTTCAACAGAGAAAGAAGTTCCTACATGATGTGGGtaagtacttttgggatgatCCTTATTTGTACACGGTGTGTGCTGATAACATTATTAGGCGATGTATCCCTGAGGCTAAGATGCTATATATCCTAGAGGCCTGTCACTCCTCTCCAGTTAGTGGCCATCATGGAGGTGCTCAAACATCCCACAAG CAGCAAGGAGCTATCTATCGTCGCCATGAGCTACCAATGACACCCATTCTGGAAGTGGAATTGTTTGATATATGGGGAGTTGATTttatgggcccatttgtgagctctTATGGGCAAAAGTACATACTGGTTTCAATAGACTATGTCTCGAAATGGGTTAAGGCAGTTGCTCTGCCTGAGAATGATGGAAAAATGTTGTTGGGTTTCTAA
- the LOC125845731 gene encoding uncharacterized protein LOC125845731, protein MNANRTDWARKLDDALWAYQTAFKRPIDQINEMDEFHLRAYQRSALYKEMIKLYHDNHIEKRTFRHGDLVLLFNSRLCLFPRKFRSKWSGQFKVTQVFQSGDIELKNDKGLRFKANGQCIKAYLGVPEEVKIVEECKLDEV, encoded by the exons atgAATGCTAACAGGACAGATTGGGCAAGAAAGTTAGATGATGCGCTATGGGCATATCAAACAGCTTTCAAGAGACCTattg ATCAGATCAATGAGATGGATGAGTTCCATTTAAGAGCATACCAGAGGTCTGCACTATATAAGGAGATGATAAAGCTGTATCATGATAATCATATTGAGAAAAGGACCTTTCGTCATGGTGACTTGGTGTTGCTTTTCAACTCCAGACTTTGTCTGTTTCCTAGGAAATTTAGATCCAAATGGTCTGGGCAGTTTAAGGTAACTCAGGTATTCCAGTCAGGTGATATTGAACTTAAGAATGACAAGGGTTTGAGGTTTAAGGCCAATGGTCAGTGTATCAAGGCGTACTTGGGTGTTCCAGAAGAAGTGAAAATAGTGGAGGAATGCAAGCttgatgaagtttga